In the genome of Kitasatospora cathayae, one region contains:
- the kdpB gene encoding potassium-transporting ATPase subunit KdpB — MSTTHNPAPVDHSTTPHRVQSGLLDPKLIVTSLPDAVKKLDPRVMVKNPVMFVVEVGSVVTTISAIANPSVFAWAITVWLWLTTVFANLAEAVAEGRGKAQADTLRKTKTESVARRLTNWPATQDEEEVPGTALRLGDHVVVEAGQIIPGDGDVVEGVASVDESAITGESAPVIRESGGDRSAVTGGTKVLSDRIVVKIASEPGKSFIDRMIALVEGAARQKTPNEIALNILLASLTIVFLVAVVTLQPMATYAGAPQSMIVLVALIVALIPTTIGALLSAIGIAGMDRLVQRNVLAMSGRAVEAAGDVNTLLLDKTGTITLGNRQAAEFLPAEGVEIGELADAAQLSSLADETPEGRSIVVLAKTEYGLRARAQGELAHATWVPFTAQTRMSGVDVDGVQVRKGAAGSVANWVTDNGGSVGPDVAQLVDGISAAGGTPLVVAAKNGDQAPRVLGVIYLKDVVKEGMRERFDELRRMGIKTIMITGDNPLTAKAIAQEAGVDDFLAEATPEDKMALIKKEQEGGKLVAMTGDGTNDAPALAQADVGVAMNTGTMAAKEAGNMVDLDSNPTKLIEIVEIGKQLLITRGALTTFSIANDVAKYFAIIPAMFAGVYPGLSHLNIMGLHSPQSAITSAIIFNALVIIGLIPLALRGVKYRPADASSLLARNIGIYGVGGLVVPFIGIKLIDLIVQFIPGLS, encoded by the coding sequence ATGTCCACCACCCACAACCCCGCACCGGTCGACCACAGCACGACCCCCCACCGGGTCCAGAGCGGCCTCCTCGACCCCAAGCTCATCGTCACCTCGCTCCCCGACGCGGTGAAGAAGCTCGACCCCCGGGTGATGGTCAAGAACCCGGTCATGTTCGTGGTCGAGGTCGGCTCGGTCGTCACCACGATCTCCGCGATCGCCAACCCGAGTGTCTTCGCCTGGGCCATCACCGTGTGGCTCTGGCTCACCACGGTCTTCGCCAACCTGGCGGAGGCCGTCGCCGAGGGCCGCGGCAAGGCCCAGGCCGACACCCTGCGCAAGACCAAGACCGAGTCCGTCGCCCGCCGGCTCACCAACTGGCCGGCCACCCAGGACGAGGAGGAGGTCCCGGGCACGGCGCTGCGGCTCGGCGACCACGTGGTGGTCGAGGCGGGGCAGATCATCCCGGGCGACGGTGACGTCGTCGAGGGTGTCGCGTCCGTGGACGAGTCGGCGATCACCGGTGAGTCCGCGCCGGTCATCCGCGAATCCGGCGGTGACCGCAGCGCCGTCACCGGTGGCACGAAGGTGCTGTCCGACCGGATCGTGGTGAAGATCGCTTCCGAGCCCGGCAAGTCGTTCATCGACCGGATGATCGCCCTGGTCGAGGGCGCCGCCCGGCAGAAGACGCCGAACGAGATCGCGCTCAACATCCTGCTGGCCTCGCTGACCATCGTCTTCCTGGTCGCCGTGGTGACCCTGCAGCCGATGGCCACCTACGCGGGTGCCCCGCAGTCGATGATCGTCCTGGTCGCCCTGATCGTGGCGCTGATCCCGACCACCATCGGCGCGCTGCTGTCCGCGATCGGCATCGCCGGTATGGACCGGCTGGTGCAGCGCAACGTGCTCGCGATGTCCGGGCGCGCCGTCGAGGCCGCCGGCGACGTCAACACCCTGCTGCTCGACAAGACCGGCACCATCACCCTGGGCAACCGCCAGGCCGCCGAGTTCCTGCCCGCCGAAGGCGTCGAGATCGGCGAGCTGGCGGACGCCGCGCAGCTGTCGTCGCTGGCGGACGAGACCCCCGAGGGCCGCTCGATCGTGGTCCTGGCCAAGACCGAGTACGGTCTGCGGGCCCGTGCCCAGGGCGAGCTCGCGCACGCCACCTGGGTCCCGTTCACCGCCCAGACCCGCATGTCGGGCGTGGACGTGGACGGTGTGCAGGTCCGCAAGGGTGCGGCCGGCTCGGTCGCCAACTGGGTGACCGACAACGGCGGTTCGGTCGGGCCGGACGTGGCGCAGCTGGTGGACGGCATCTCCGCCGCCGGCGGTACGCCGCTGGTGGTGGCCGCGAAAAACGGTGACCAGGCTCCTCGCGTCCTCGGGGTGATCTACCTGAAGGACGTGGTGAAGGAGGGCATGCGGGAGCGCTTCGACGAGCTGCGCCGGATGGGCATCAAGACCATCATGATCACGGGCGACAACCCGCTGACCGCCAAGGCGATCGCGCAGGAGGCCGGCGTGGACGACTTCCTCGCCGAGGCCACGCCCGAGGACAAGATGGCCCTGATCAAGAAGGAGCAGGAGGGCGGCAAGCTGGTCGCGATGACCGGCGACGGCACCAACGACGCCCCCGCGCTCGCCCAGGCCGACGTCGGCGTCGCGATGAACACCGGGACCATGGCGGCCAAGGAGGCCGGCAACATGGTCGACCTGGACTCCAACCCCACCAAGCTGATCGAGATCGTGGAGATCGGCAAGCAGCTGCTGATCACCCGCGGCGCGCTGACCACCTTCTCGATCGCCAACGACGTGGCCAAGTACTTCGCGATCATCCCCGCGATGTTCGCCGGGGTCTACCCGGGCCTGAGCCACCTCAACATCATGGGCCTGCACAGCCCCCAGTCCGCGATCACCTCCGCGATCATCTTCAACGCCCTGGTCATCATCGGCCTCATCCCCCTCGCCCTGCGCGGCGTGAAGTACCGCCCCGCCGACGCCAGTTCACTGCTGGCCCGCAACATCGGGATCTACGGCGTCGGCGGCCTGGTCGTCCCCTTCATCGGGATCAAGCTGATCGACCTGATCGTCCAGTTCATCCCCGGCCTGAGCTGA
- the kdpC gene encoding potassium-transporting ATPase subunit KdpC, protein MPTIVRTHLTALRALLVMTVLCGIAYPLLITGISQAVFSDKANGSIVKADGKEVGSSLLGQNYNLPKVNPDDPKEEPKPDPKFFQPRPSANNHAGDNSGASNLGPNSDDLLKAVNDRRAAVAAFDGVDPASVPADALTASGSGLDPHISVAYAKEQVNRVAKERSLPADTLNQLVDKYTEGRSLGFLGQEGVNVVLLNKAVSEAK, encoded by the coding sequence ATGCCCACCATCGTGCGCACCCACCTCACCGCGCTGCGGGCGCTCTTGGTGATGACCGTCCTGTGCGGCATCGCCTACCCGCTGCTGATCACCGGCATCAGCCAGGCCGTCTTCAGCGACAAGGCCAACGGCTCGATCGTGAAGGCCGACGGCAAGGAGGTCGGCTCCAGCCTGCTCGGCCAGAACTACAACCTGCCCAAGGTCAACCCCGACGACCCGAAGGAGGAGCCCAAGCCGGACCCGAAGTTCTTCCAGCCCCGGCCCTCCGCCAACAACCACGCAGGCGACAACTCCGGCGCCAGCAACCTCGGCCCGAACAGCGACGACCTGCTCAAGGCCGTCAACGACCGCCGCGCCGCCGTCGCCGCCTTCGACGGCGTCGACCCGGCGAGCGTCCCGGCCGACGCGCTGACCGCCTCCGGCTCCGGCCTCGACCCGCACATCTCCGTCGCCTACGCCAAGGAGCAGGTCAACCGGGTCGCCAAGGAGCGCAGCCTGCCGGCGGACACGCTGAACCAGCTGGTCGACAAGTACACCGAGGGCCGCTCGCTCGGCTTCCTCGGCCAGGAAGGCGTCAATGTCGTCCTGCTGAACAAGGCCGTGAGCGAGGCGAAGTGA
- a CDS encoding ATP-binding protein, which translates to MSPDLTPGTVHRRGRLRVYLGSAPGVGKTYRMLDEAHRRRDRGADVVVGFIETHGRKHTAGMLDDLEVVPRVRRHYRDTEFEEMDLDAVLARCPSVVLVDELAHTNIPGGRHPKRWQDVEELLAAGIDVITTVNIQHLESLNDVVQKITGIPQRETVPDEVVRRADQLELVDMAPQALRRRMAHGNVYKAEKVDAALSNYFRVGNLTALRELALLWVAGRVDEGLRDYRSTHNIDRVWETRERVVVALTGGPEGETIIRRAARIADRTAGGELLAVHVSRSDGLAGASPGALAQQRQLVEDLGGSYHVVVGDDIPTALLAFARAHDATQLVLGTSRRGRINRFLTGPGTGQTTVDASEDIDVHMVTHEFTGRGRLPSLGRRHSRRRTIAGFASGLIVPALLTAVLSRFHTSVNLTTDALIFQLGVVAVALLGGATSALLASLVASLLLNYFFIPPVHTFTIDETNNFIALIVFAIVALTVSTVVDHAARLTTRAARATAEAEALSTLAGSVLRGADALPALLDKTRTAFGLDSVALLDRSGRTIARSDTDGEPAADRTVTELPTGPDALLILAGRRVSAADQRVLTAFAAHIAAALERDRLATAAAEVEPIKAADRMRTALLAAVSHDLRTPLAAALAAVGSLRSPDVEFAPADRDELLTMANESLLKLTALVDNLLDMSRLQAGALTLNLEATQLDEVLPRAMDSLADPDAAVQPLDLDTAPPVLADPPLLERVLANLIANALRHNAPGAPVLVTASGHADHVEVRVVDRGPGIAPEDRDRVFLPFQRLGDTDNTTGVGLGLALSRGLAEAMGGTLEVEDTPGGGTTMLLTLPAAVDEPHATTPVEEEQ; encoded by the coding sequence ATGTCCCCTGACCTCACCCCCGGCACCGTGCACCGCCGCGGACGGCTGCGGGTCTACCTCGGCTCGGCTCCCGGCGTCGGCAAGACGTACCGGATGCTGGACGAGGCGCACCGGCGGCGGGATCGCGGCGCGGACGTGGTCGTCGGCTTCATCGAGACCCACGGGCGCAAGCACACCGCCGGGATGCTCGACGACCTGGAGGTGGTCCCCCGTGTCCGCCGACACTACCGGGACACCGAGTTCGAGGAGATGGACCTCGACGCGGTGCTCGCCCGCTGCCCGTCCGTCGTCCTGGTGGACGAGCTGGCGCACACCAACATCCCCGGCGGTCGGCACCCCAAGCGCTGGCAGGACGTCGAGGAACTGCTCGCCGCCGGGATCGACGTCATCACCACCGTCAACATCCAGCACCTGGAATCGCTGAACGACGTCGTCCAGAAGATCACCGGCATCCCCCAGCGCGAGACCGTCCCGGACGAGGTCGTCCGCCGAGCCGACCAGCTCGAACTCGTCGACATGGCCCCGCAGGCGCTGCGTCGACGCATGGCCCATGGCAACGTCTACAAGGCGGAGAAGGTCGACGCCGCGCTCTCCAACTACTTCCGGGTCGGCAACCTGACGGCACTTCGGGAACTCGCCCTGTTGTGGGTGGCCGGGCGCGTGGACGAGGGCCTGCGTGACTACCGGTCGACCCACAACATCGACCGCGTGTGGGAGACCCGCGAACGCGTCGTCGTGGCGCTGACCGGCGGCCCCGAGGGCGAGACGATCATCCGCCGCGCCGCCCGGATCGCCGACCGCACCGCCGGCGGCGAGCTGCTCGCCGTCCACGTCTCCCGCAGCGACGGCCTGGCCGGCGCCTCGCCCGGTGCGCTCGCCCAGCAGCGGCAACTGGTGGAGGACCTGGGCGGCAGCTACCACGTCGTGGTCGGCGACGACATCCCCACCGCGCTGCTCGCCTTCGCCCGCGCCCACGACGCCACCCAGCTGGTGCTCGGCACCAGCCGCCGAGGCCGGATCAACCGCTTCCTCACCGGCCCCGGCACCGGGCAGACCACCGTGGACGCCTCCGAGGACATCGACGTCCACATGGTCACCCACGAGTTCACCGGCCGCGGCCGACTGCCCTCGCTCGGTCGCCGCCACTCCAGGCGCCGCACCATCGCCGGGTTCGCCTCGGGCTTGATCGTGCCCGCGCTGCTGACGGCCGTACTGTCCCGGTTCCACACCTCGGTCAACCTCACGACCGACGCACTGATCTTCCAACTCGGCGTCGTGGCAGTGGCATTGCTCGGCGGTGCGACCTCGGCACTGCTGGCCTCGCTGGTGGCCTCCCTGCTGCTCAACTACTTCTTCATCCCGCCCGTCCACACCTTCACCATCGACGAGACCAACAACTTCATCGCCCTGATCGTCTTCGCGATCGTCGCCCTCACCGTCTCTACCGTCGTCGACCACGCCGCCCGCCTCACCACCAGAGCCGCCCGCGCCACCGCTGAGGCCGAGGCCCTCTCCACCCTGGCCGGCAGCGTGCTGCGCGGCGCCGACGCCCTGCCCGCCCTGCTGGACAAGACCCGCACCGCATTCGGCCTGGACTCCGTCGCCCTGCTCGACCGCAGCGGCCGCACCATCGCCCGCAGCGATACCGACGGCGAACCGGCCGCGGACCGCACCGTCACCGAACTGCCGACCGGACCGGACGCGCTGCTGATCCTGGCCGGACGCCGGGTCTCCGCCGCCGACCAACGCGTCCTGACGGCCTTCGCCGCGCACATCGCCGCCGCACTGGAACGAGACCGCCTCGCCACCGCCGCCGCCGAGGTCGAGCCGATCAAGGCTGCCGACCGAATGCGCACCGCCCTGCTCGCCGCCGTCAGCCACGACCTGCGCACCCCGCTCGCCGCCGCGCTCGCCGCCGTCGGCTCACTGCGCAGCCCCGACGTCGAGTTCGCACCCGCCGACCGCGACGAACTCCTCACCATGGCCAATGAGTCACTGCTCAAGCTCACCGCACTGGTCGACAACCTCCTCGACATGAGCCGCCTCCAGGCCGGCGCACTCACCCTCAACCTGGAAGCCACCCAGCTCGACGAGGTACTGCCCCGGGCCATGGACTCCCTGGCCGACCCGGACGCCGCCGTCCAGCCCCTCGACCTCGACACCGCCCCGCCCGTGCTCGCCGACCCGCCCCTGCTAGAACGCGTCCTCGCCAACCTCATCGCCAACGCACTGCGGCACAACGCCCCCGGCGCGCCCGTCCTGGTCACCGCGAGCGGCCACGCCGACCACGTCGAGGTCCGCGTCGTCGACCGCGGCCCCGGCATCGCCCCAGAGGACCGCGACCGGGTCTTCCTCCCCTTCCAACGCCTCGGCGACACCGACAACACCACCGGCGTCGGCCTCGGCCTCGCCCTCTCCCGCGGCCTCGCCGAAGCCATGGGCGGCACCCTCGAAGTCGAGGACACCCCCGGCGGCGGCACCACCATGCTGCTCACCCTGCCCGCTGCCGTCGACGAACCCCACGCCACCACACCGGTCGAGGAGGAGCAGTGA
- a CDS encoding response regulator: MNRILLVDDDPLLLRTLQLNLRARQYEVLTANSGRAALDAAERDTPDAVLLDLGLPDLDGIDVLRHLRAHLDVPIIVLSGRTEPEEMIRALDAGADDYVTKPFDPDELFARLRAVLRRPSRLVREHNPRIGEYEIDTDATTATGPSGPVRLTPIEWKILTLLLANPGHLVSGRQILREVWGPTAEKQRHYLRVYLAGLRRKLEPDPAHPRHLITEAGMGYRYEP; this comes from the coding sequence GTGAACCGCATCCTCCTGGTCGACGACGATCCACTCCTGCTACGGACCCTCCAACTCAACCTCCGCGCCCGCCAGTACGAGGTCCTCACCGCGAACAGCGGCCGGGCGGCACTCGACGCGGCCGAACGCGACACGCCCGACGCCGTCCTCCTCGACCTCGGCCTTCCCGACCTCGACGGCATCGACGTCCTCCGGCACCTGCGCGCCCACCTCGACGTGCCGATCATCGTCCTGTCCGGCCGCACCGAGCCCGAGGAGATGATCCGCGCCCTCGACGCCGGCGCCGACGACTACGTCACCAAACCGTTCGACCCCGACGAGCTGTTCGCCCGGCTGCGGGCCGTCCTGCGCAGGCCGTCCCGCCTCGTCCGCGAGCACAACCCCAGGATCGGCGAGTACGAGATCGACACGGACGCCACCACCGCCACCGGACCGTCCGGACCCGTCCGGCTCACCCCCATCGAGTGGAAGATCCTCACCCTCCTGCTGGCCAACCCGGGCCACCTGGTGTCCGGCCGGCAGATCCTGCGCGAGGTCTGGGGCCCAACCGCCGAGAAGCAGCGTCACTACCTGCGCGTGTACCTCGCGGGCCTGCGCCGCAAGCTCGAACCCGACCCCGCCCACCCCCGCCACCTGATCACCGAGGCTGGCATGGGCTACCGCTACGAGCCCTGA